The Ananas comosus cultivar F153 unplaced genomic scaffold, ASM154086v1, whole genome shotgun sequence genome has a segment encoding these proteins:
- the LOC109705842 gene encoding nucleolar protein 58-like isoform X2 — protein sequence MMKVHNGQRVEKAEKYEIKENRYKDKHEKQAHVEKHEIKENRYKDRHEKQAHAEKHEIKEIRYKDRHEKQAHAEKYEIKEIRYKDRHEKHAHAEKHEIKEIRYKDWHEKHAHAEKHEIQEIRYKDRHEKQAHAEKHEIQEIRYKEIRYKTAIEKNKHEAKHGNENLHIKLRLNLEMPKNTRDAKVEIHVQPEAAMQKDKAQKKKLMGN from the coding sequence ATGATGAAGGTCCACAATGGACAACGGGTGGAAAAAGCTGAGAAGTATGAAATCAAAGAGAACAGGTACAAAGACAAGCACGAAAAACAAGCACATGTTGAGAAGCATGAAATCAAAGAGAACAGGTACAAAGACAGGCACGAAAAACAAGCACATGCTGAGAAGCATGAAATCAAAGAGATCAGGTACAAAGACAGGCACGAAAAACAAGCACATGCTGAGAAGTATGAAATCAAAGAGATCAGGTACAAAGACAGGCACGAAAAACATGCACATGCTGAGAAGCATGAAATCAAAGAGATCAGGTACAAAGACTGGCACGAAAAACATGCACATGCTGAGAAGCATGAAATCCAAGAGATCAGGTACAAAGACAGGCACGAAAAACAAGCACATGCTGAGAAGCATGAAATCCAAGAGATCAGGTACAAAGAGATCAGGTACAAAACTGCGATTGAGAAAAACAAGCACGAAGCCAAGCATGGAAATGAAAATTTGCACATTAAACTGCGTCTAAATTTGGAAATGCCAAAAAACACAAGGGATGCAAAAGTGGAAATACATGTACAACCCGAAGCAGCAATGCAGAAAGACAAGGCACAGAAAAAGAAGCTGATGGGCAACTGA
- the LOC109705842 gene encoding trichohyalin-like isoform X1, producing MDVARKNAPASNGESSHRKGAKYMMKVHNGQRVEKAEKYEIKENRYKDKHEKQAHVEKHEIKENRYKDRHEKQAHAEKHEIKEIRYKDRHEKQAHAEKYEIKEIRYKDRHEKHAHAEKHEIKEIRYKDWHEKHAHAEKHEIQEIRYKDRHEKQAHAEKHEIQEIRYKEIRYKTAIEKNKHEAKHGNENLHIKLRLNLEMPKNTRDAKVEIHVQPEAAMQKDKAQKKKLMGN from the exons ATGGATGTTGCACGTAAGAATGCTCCTGCGTCGAACGGCGAATCCTCACATAGAAAAG GTGCTAAGTACATGATGAAGGTCCACAATGGACAACGGGTGGAAAAAGCTGAGAAGTATGAAATCAAAGAGAACAGGTACAAAGACAAGCACGAAAAACAAGCACATGTTGAGAAGCATGAAATCAAAGAGAACAGGTACAAAGACAGGCACGAAAAACAAGCACATGCTGAGAAGCATGAAATCAAAGAGATCAGGTACAAAGACAGGCACGAAAAACAAGCACATGCTGAGAAGTATGAAATCAAAGAGATCAGGTACAAAGACAGGCACGAAAAACATGCACATGCTGAGAAGCATGAAATCAAAGAGATCAGGTACAAAGACTGGCACGAAAAACATGCACATGCTGAGAAGCATGAAATCCAAGAGATCAGGTACAAAGACAGGCACGAAAAACAAGCACATGCTGAGAAGCATGAAATCCAAGAGATCAGGTACAAAGAGATCAGGTACAAAACTGCGATTGAGAAAAACAAGCACGAAGCCAAGCATGGAAATGAAAATTTGCACATTAAACTGCGTCTAAATTTGGAAATGCCAAAAAACACAAGGGATGCAAAAGTGGAAATACATGTACAACCCGAAGCAGCAATGCAGAAAGACAAGGCACAGAAAAAGAAGCTGATGGGCAACTGA